The genome window CGAACCGTTTGATCAAGGCAGGCTTTGCCGCCAGGGTCAGCGTCACCGGGACTCAGTTCACGATCACCTTGAAACCTTCGACCCAACAGGCGGTGGGTTTGAGCCTCGCGATTGTGCAGTCTGTTCAGGCGGACGTGCCGGTCAAGATCGAACTCAGCCCATAAGCTTCCGGGGGGGCGCCTGGCAGGCTGCCGGATTGAGCGCGCAGGTGCGTGGTATAATCGTGTGTCGGTAGAATGTTCCCCGAACTGGGGCCCGTAGCTCAGTGGATAGAGCGACCGCCTCCTAAGCGGTAGGCCGTGGGTTCAACTCCCGCCGGGCCCGCCAGATTACCAAGGCTTTCCGCATGATCCTCCTCGGTGTGATCCTGGCTACTGTAGCCTAACTGTAGCCAATCGCATTCCCCAACGCAGGTTTCGCGAACGTTTGGTCGAGGAGTGTATGATGCCTAATGAGCACCGAAGGAGCGCGATATAATGGCGACTCTCCCTCAACCTCCAGCTGGCGGCGGACAAACGATGTTGCCGTTCGTTCCCAGGCTAGGGTTGGGGCGACGTCGCGATCGTGAGGTGAGGTGCGAATGGCAAATGGCGGTGGTGCCTTCAACGGATTCCCTGGCGGGACGTTTCTCCCACAGCCGAATGTGGCGCTCGATCCCGAATTGCCTCTGCCCCAGCCCGATATGCACGCGATACGGGACGTCGAGGTTCGCCGTGCCGCTGAATCACGTCGGACTCGGCAGGGGGCGGGCCGACCCGACGAACCGTGCGGGCCTCGCCGTACCCCGGTGCCGGCAACCGTCCCTTCGTCTCTTCCGCGTCCCGGATCTACCTTTTGGTTGAAACACGTTATACCCTATGGCGGATTGCGAAACCCCATTGATCGCGCCTAAATATAGGGTACCGGTTGTGTCTACCCACACAGTCGCCGCCGACATCCCCGCAAATATCCTCTAGACACGGTCATCGGACTGTACATCGCGCGCGGGTGGAATCAACGTGAGTTGCACTAGGTCTTCATCCAAGATCCTCTTGAGTCGCGCCGACCAACTGAGCCGTGACCCGGTGCGCCGAAACTCATGCGACTGACGCCGATTGAGATGATCAGCAGGAGGGGGGGGACCGTAAGTCGGAGCGTGGTGGATTTCGTCGTCGCCCTGCCCCGCAGGGTTCGTCGTGAACCTCCGGACTTGTTGCGAGCGGGTACGGCGTTTGTATTGAGCTTCGTGTTTGTTCTGACAGTCGGTACCATGTTGCTTCCTGATCCGGGGCGCAAAGTCAAACCGAAGCTACCGACGAGCCCTGTATCACTCACGCCAAGTTTCCAAATCCCCCCACGTGTGCTTTCGGTCGAGGCGCCGCGGATTGATGCCCCCTCGACGCACCACGGGGACGCAGCAGGTCTGTCGGCTGTGAACGCAATCACGGAAGCACGAGATTTGAGGGTCAGTCCGGTCTCGAACGTTTCCATCGGGCCTCGCCAGACGGCCGCCGTGGCCGCTCGGCCAGACAGCAGCGTTCGAGGTGGAATCGCCACGGTCACAGGCATCACGCTCTGGGGAACGCCCAGCCGGCCGTGGGTCTCGATCTCTGCATCCGGACCCATCCGGTATCGGCTCCGCAACGTCGAACGAGACTGGGTCGTGGTAGACGTCTCCAGGGCCCAACTGGCCCTCGGGTCGGGGAAGCTACCGGCCGGCCGAGGCATCGTGCGGCAGGTTCGCGCCGGTCAGAATGCCCCGGATGTCGTCCGGGTGGTCTTGGAGCTCACGGAGCCCATCCCGGTCCACGTCGCCACATCGCTGGACAAGACCACGATCGTCGTGAGCCTCGCCGCGAAGGAACGAGATAAGGGGAGTGAGCCTTCGACCGGCACTCAACAGCTCACCGCAGCTCGGTCTTCCAGCATTGCTCGGTTCGCGTCCAACATGCTACCTGAAGCCAGCGCGCTGCCAGGCCCTGCGTCGCTGAACCCACGGGGAAAGCGATGAAGCCCAGAATCACGATCCTTGCTGCATTGCTCTTGGTCACAAGTCTCGTCGATGGTTCACCGGCCGCCCCGGTGCAGCCGCCGCCGACGAATCCTGGGGTGCCAGATAACTACATCCTCGGCCCCGGCGACCAGATCGAGATCAACGTGTTTGGGGAACCAGATCTCACCAGAACGGTGACGATCAAACCGGATGGCATTATCGCTCTCCCCCTCATCAACCAAGTAACGGCGACGGGGAAGACGGCGGCACAACTCGAGGCCGAGCTGACGAGATTGTACTCGAAGTACCTGAAGAAGCCGTCCGTTTCCGTCCTCGTGCGCCAGTTCCGCATGAATCCCATTTATGTGATGGGCGAGGTGTCGAAACCGGGACGCTACGACCTGACCTATGAGATGACCTTTCTCGACGCGCTCACGCTCGCGGGAGGCGCGACGGACAAGGCGAATCTGGACGGCTCGCAACTCGTCCGGGTTGAAAACGGTAAAAACAAGGCGATCCCGATTAAGGCGAACCAGATGATCCAGGGGAAGGCCGCGACGCCAAACCTGAAGCTGCAGCCCGGAGACTTGATTTATGTCCCCCGGCGCGGCTTGGGCATCATGGATATCTTGAACAATATCGGTGTTTTAAGAATGATCCTCGGGTTGTAGCGGAAGAGGCGACTTAGCCCCCCTTAACCCACTAGTGATGGGGGCAGACCGCTTCTTCGCCGCTACCGTCCTCACGGACGCTTGCACCCCGACGGCATCCCCGAGTGGGACCCTGGGAAGCCTCATCCTTCCATTGCTGGCCGAAGGATCACCTGGACCTAAATAGCCTCCGCGAAAGGCACGCCGCATTTGGGAGCAAATGGGAGGAAATAAGGAATGACTGGGAGACATGCGAGAATCGCGGGCGGTTTATGGGCGGTAGTCGGAGGCTTCACCCTCATCTACGTGGCTGCGGGATTCTGGGTTATAGTGGTGGGCGCCTTCCAACGGATAGGCTACAACCTCTTGCCGTTTTTCCTGGCCTTCATCATGCTACCATTTGGCATTGCCGCGCTAGTCAACGGAATCGGTGGCTTGTCCAGGGGGCATCTTTCCCCAGTGCGGACGATAGTCTTATCGTTGGTCATCATCGTCGGGGGTGGCCTGTATCTTCTACCGGCGGCAACAAGTGCTCTCAGGTTCAGTCCAATCCCTGATATAAGGACAGCTGCGATGAGGGCTATCGTAGTTTATCACTGCGGCAACGCTCCTTCTGGCGCAGGGCGCTCACCCGAAGATTGTCCAGGAGCGTCTCGGTCACGCAACCGTGAGTCTGACGCTCGACACGTACTCGCATGTCCTCGGCGGAATGCAGAAGGAGGCGGTGTCCAAGCTCGACGCCCTTCTCTCACCGGCCTTGGTCAACTGTAGCCAAACTGTAGCCAATGGGGTGGACGGTGGTGGACGGTGACGGATACGTCTGGAACCCACCCCTTTCCCGAGAGCCCAAGCAAATGACCTTCTGGCGGACGAGGGAGGATAGGAGTGGACACCTGTGGAAACTGCCACTAAATCGTCTCCTAAGCGGTAGGCCGTGGGTTCAACTCCCGCCGGGCCCGCCAGGTTTTTCAAACCGTTCCGTGTGGCCCCGCCGGCAACCCTAATGGGGAGGATTGAGCATGGACACGAGTCGCGAACTTTCCCCGCCGCTTACCGATCTTCTGTACACGATGGCCGAGGAAGACGCCGATGACGAGACGACCAATCTCGAGGAGGACGTATGGGCAGGGTTGCTTCGAGACGGCGCTGATGTCACGCGGCGCCTAACTGAGCAGATCGAGCTGAACCGCAATATTGCGCGAGACGAGATTGACGCTGAAGACTGGGCAGCCCTCGGCGATGCGTTTGGGATCATCGTCAGGCGAGACAACCGTAGAAACACGGTGACCGCCCGCGCCTTTGCCGACGAGGAGGACCTCCTGGCCGAGTGGGAGGCGACCAAGGCCGAACTGGTGACCACCACGGCGGTGGAGGCTCCCGAGATGGGCGACAACACCGAGGGTCCGTCGTCAGGACCGATGCCCCCGCGCGACGACACCTAACGCGCGACGACGACAAAAATTAGGCGACCGGTGAGACAAGCCGCGGGCAGCTATCGCCCGCGGCTTGACGACGGTGGGCCTTATCCTACCGGCACCACTGGTTCCAAGAGCCGTCCGCGCACCGGCGATAGGGGCCGTACGAGTAGCCCCGCCCGGAGTAGTCGTCGGGGTTGTAGTCGCGATTATTGTTGTTGGGATGATGGAGGATCAGATACGCAAGCCCGCCGAGCAGGAGGCCGCCGATCGCTATACCCACGATGGGTGGCGTGCGTGGGGCCAACACGGTCCCCGGGGCGGGCTGGGCTGGGGTCACGGAAGCGCCAACATCGACCCTCCCCAGCACAAACTGGTTGTCGCTGGGCGCGACAAGAGCCGTTGCGGGCGCCCCGACCACCGACCCAAGCGCGCAGAGCGAAGCGGGCGTCCCATTGGCGTAGATCGCGGTCTGGTTTGTGACCTGAAGCGTCGTTGGACCCCCTGAGGTATTCAGGATCAGCTGCTGAGTCTGGCAGTCAACTGCCTGAATGGTGCCCTGGATCTGCACGGATTGCAACTGGGCGTTCCCGGTTCCGACCAGCCCCAGGCTCCCGAGCAGAACCATCGTGATGATCGCGATAAGCCGCCGCATCTTTCATCCCTCGCTCTTCGGGCGAAGACAAGTTGTGCCGCCTCTGCCGATTATTATGCCCGCGGTATATCAAGACCCGGTGAATGCGATGTGGAGAAGCTGCGAAGATTCCCGGCGGCGCGCGACGGGCTATTTCAGCACGTCATCTTGGCGCGGTAGTTTGGTCACGTCA of bacterium contains these proteins:
- a CDS encoding AMIN domain-containing protein; the protein is MAARPDSSVRGGIATVTGITLWGTPSRPWVSISASGPIRYRLRNVERDWVVVDVSRAQLALGSGKLPAGRGIVRQVRAGQNAPDVVRVVLELTEPIPVHVATSLDKTTIVVSLAAKERDKGSEPSTGTQQLTAARSSSIARFASNMLPEASALPGPASLNPRGKR
- a CDS encoding polysaccharide biosynthesis/export family protein → MKPRITILAALLLVTSLVDGSPAAPVQPPPTNPGVPDNYILGPGDQIEINVFGEPDLTRTVTIKPDGIIALPLINQVTATGKTAAQLEAELTRLYSKYLKKPSVSVLVRQFRMNPIYVMGEVSKPGRYDLTYEMTFLDALTLAGGATDKANLDGSQLVRVENGKNKAIPIKANQMIQGKAATPNLKLQPGDLIYVPRRGLGIMDILNNIGVLRMILGL